In a genomic window of Halalkalibacillus sediminis:
- a CDS encoding threonine ammonia-lyase has translation MINLKEIQEAKKRIKDTIHETPILQSEQLSEQIGAQIFLKSEHLQKTGSFKIRGATNRVKQAVDEGAKFITAASSGNHGQAVAYISNQLGIPATIVVPEDATKSKVRAIEQYNGTVEYCGTTSAERIPRAKELAEQHGGIFVPPYDHPHIMAGQGTVGLEILEQVKGVEVIYIPIGGGGLSSGILTAVKETNPDIKVIGVEPSIANDVYLSLKNGEITPVNGTENSIADGLRTTQPGDMTFPILQKYLDDIVLVEEEEIKWAMSFVLERMKQMIEPSSATAVAAAIKERDQIQGKKVVCVISGGNVDIATISDLLVDTKR, from the coding sequence ATGATTAATTTAAAAGAAATTCAGGAAGCCAAAAAGAGAATTAAAGATACAATCCATGAAACACCAATTCTGCAATCTGAACAATTGTCGGAGCAGATAGGTGCACAAATCTTTTTGAAATCAGAACATCTTCAGAAAACTGGATCTTTCAAAATCCGTGGAGCAACTAATCGAGTGAAGCAAGCAGTGGATGAGGGAGCAAAGTTCATTACAGCAGCCTCTTCAGGGAACCATGGACAAGCAGTAGCTTATATCTCGAATCAATTAGGCATACCTGCGACTATTGTGGTACCAGAAGATGCAACTAAAAGTAAAGTTCGGGCGATTGAACAATACAATGGCACAGTTGAATACTGTGGGACAACTTCTGCTGAAAGAATCCCGAGGGCCAAAGAATTGGCTGAACAACATGGTGGTATTTTTGTTCCACCTTATGATCATCCACACATCATGGCAGGGCAAGGAACTGTCGGTTTAGAAATACTTGAACAAGTTAAAGGTGTGGAAGTGATTTATATCCCTATAGGTGGCGGGGGATTAAGTTCTGGGATTTTAACAGCCGTGAAGGAAACAAATCCAGACATAAAAGTTATAGGAGTGGAGCCATCGATTGCCAACGACGTGTATTTGTCATTGAAGAATGGAGAGATCACTCCGGTAAATGGCACTGAAAACTCAATTGCAGACGGCTTAAGAACAACGCAACCTGGAGATATGACTTTCCCAATCTTACAAAAATATCTAGATGACATCGTATTGGTAGAGGAAGAAGAAATCAAATGGGCGATGAGCTTTGTCTTAGAACGGATGAAACAGATGATCGAACCTTCTAGCGCTACGGCTGTAGCTGCGGCTATCAAGGAGCGAGATCAAATACAAGGAAAGAAAGTGGTCTGTGTGATCTCAGGCGGTAATGTGGATATAGCTACAATTTCTGATTTATTAGTAGACACAAAGCGATAA
- a CDS encoding diguanylate cyclase produces MLSDLLVNVSILMTFIFVWHQLFRKSPLKLHSPLWIKLSDGILAGLLGIILMHYSIATNDITILDLRHVPVAIVAFFGGIVPSLIAAGVISIGRYMIDINFSSHVALFMMFFIGLGAGILSKYLTLGVWKKWTVILLYTQLIFSIALYIVSPIYSNVLYAAFLHVICTVVGGMLAFYFTLYIRKSSELFFKYREFSRIDYLTGLYNVRTFYHYYDECLKNARDNEVPCILVMMDIDHFKKINDTHGHKAGDEILKQLADIFKDNLGNEATISRNGGEEFSIIYCGKKIDQVIDITENLRKKVEHHPFKLNKTDHIQLTISIGIAQYDREMNSDDALYQEADNALYRAKEQGRNHTVVAEKIPVS; encoded by the coding sequence ATGCTCAGTGACTTGTTGGTTAATGTTTCTATTCTGATGACTTTTATTTTCGTCTGGCATCAACTATTCCGAAAAAGTCCGCTAAAGCTTCACTCACCTCTATGGATTAAACTTTCAGACGGAATATTAGCAGGTTTGCTTGGAATCATTTTAATGCATTATAGTATTGCCACAAATGATATTACTATTTTGGACTTGAGACATGTACCTGTTGCGATTGTCGCATTTTTCGGTGGTATTGTTCCTTCACTGATTGCTGCGGGTGTCATTTCAATTGGCCGCTATATGATCGATATTAACTTTTCATCTCATGTAGCGTTGTTCATGATGTTCTTCATCGGACTCGGTGCCGGGATTTTATCCAAGTATTTGACCTTAGGAGTATGGAAAAAGTGGACAGTCATTTTACTCTACACACAGCTGATTTTCTCCATCGCTTTATATATCGTTTCACCTATATATTCGAATGTGCTTTATGCAGCATTCTTGCATGTAATATGCACAGTTGTAGGAGGTATGCTTGCATTCTATTTCACCCTATATATCCGAAAAAGCAGTGAGCTTTTTTTCAAATACCGTGAATTCTCGAGGATCGATTATCTAACAGGGCTATATAATGTGAGAACTTTTTATCACTATTATGATGAGTGTTTGAAAAATGCCCGGGACAATGAAGTACCCTGCATATTAGTGATGATGGATATCGATCATTTCAAAAAGATCAACGATACTCACGGTCATAAAGCCGGGGATGAAATATTGAAACAACTCGCAGATATTTTCAAAGATAATTTAGGGAATGAGGCCACGATTTCTCGAAATGGTGGTGAAGAATTTTCCATCATTTATTGTGGTAAGAAGATTGATCAAGTAATAGATATTACTGAGAACCTTCGCAAAAAGGTCGAGCATCATCCTTTCAAACTAAATAAAACAGACCATATCCAACTAACGATTTCGATTGGGATTGCACAGTATGACCGTGAAATGAATTCTGATGATGCACTCTATCAAGAAGCGGACAACGCCTTGTACCGAGCAAAAGAACAAGGAAGAAATCATACGGTCGTTGCAGAAAAAATTCCGGTAAGTTAA